The following coding sequences are from one Streptococcus sp. NPS 308 window:
- a CDS encoding GNAT family N-acetyltransferase, protein MIELKLVDESSFQAVLDLKISDADERARFVAPNVRSLADAWLYRKNEDVFPMAIYWDKQVVGFLLLEIDKDEAEYFIWRIMIDQQYQGRGYGRKALEVLIKEAQMDRACSHITADYVVGNEKMKHLLTGLGFQETGFIEENNEVAMRLDLKKEE, encoded by the coding sequence ATGATTGAACTGAAATTAGTAGATGAGAGCAGTTTTCAGGCAGTGCTGGATTTGAAAATATCTGATGCTGATGAACGAGCACGTTTCGTGGCTCCAAATGTACGCTCTTTAGCTGACGCATGGCTCTACCGGAAAAACGAAGATGTGTTTCCGATGGCAATCTATTGGGATAAGCAAGTGGTTGGCTTTCTCCTGCTAGAAATAGACAAGGATGAAGCGGAATACTTTATCTGGCGGATAATGATTGATCAGCAGTACCAAGGAAGAGGTTATGGTCGAAAAGCCTTGGAAGTTCTAATCAAAGAGGCCCAGATGGATAGAGCTTGCAGTCATATTACCGCAGATTATGTGGTTGGAAATGAAAAAATGAAGCACCTGTTGACTGGTCTGGGTTTTCAGGAAACAGGATTTATAGAAGAAAATAACGAAGTCGCTATGCGCTTGGATCTAAAGAAAGAGGAATAG